One part of the Fusibacter sp. A1 genome encodes these proteins:
- a CDS encoding Type 1 glutamine amidotransferase-like domain-containing protein, which yields MINILHNTFNIDEDWCFKAYRNYIKAGDKVVIVAFSFREERVRNQEDWLSCYGRANGKYYSGMVDAFKRYSIAESDITWVNYFEDSVEESQRKISEADIVYFPGGLPDKMMERLYEKELVDLIKRHDGLVMGFSAGALIQLSEYHLTADEDYDEFCYHKGLSLVQDFYFEVHYEGSQEQNESILRVLLEKKKDVYAVGDKGALILADKQVQLVGDVRYFSQKVPGTI from the coding sequence ATGATCAATATCTTACATAACACATTCAACATCGATGAGGATTGGTGTTTTAAAGCGTATCGGAATTATATAAAAGCTGGTGATAAAGTCGTGATAGTGGCATTTTCATTTAGAGAGGAAAGAGTTAGGAATCAAGAGGACTGGCTAAGCTGCTATGGCCGCGCGAACGGTAAATACTACAGCGGTATGGTCGATGCGTTTAAAAGGTACAGTATTGCCGAATCCGACATCACGTGGGTCAACTACTTTGAGGATAGCGTGGAGGAATCTCAGCGAAAGATCAGTGAAGCGGATATTGTCTATTTTCCAGGCGGTCTACCAGACAAGATGATGGAGAGGCTTTATGAAAAAGAACTTGTCGATCTTATCAAACGGCATGACGGTCTTGTGATGGGATTCAGCGCCGGGGCCTTGATACAACTTTCGGAGTACCACCTGACGGCCGATGAGGATTACGATGAATTTTGCTACCATAAGGGACTCTCCCTTGTTCAGGATTTCTATTTTGAAGTCCACTATGAGGGTTCTCAGGAGCAAAACGAAAGCATCTTGAGAGTGCTACTCGAAAAAAAGAAAGACGTCTATGCGGTCGGTGACAAAGGCGCATTGATTCTTGCTGACAAGCAGGTGCAACTTGTTGGTGATGTTCGATATTTTAGTCAAAAGGTGCCTGGCACGATCTGA
- a CDS encoding GNAT family N-acetyltransferase produces the protein MLKLISKRIYLATLEKEDCVKLWNDFEYDFDQLTEPLNIGHSSVKADTWFEETQKDQGDKHVRLGIFLLKGEVIGDVALQNIDWKNRSCSIGLGISTINDRSKGYGTEALQQILEYGFNNLGLEKITASTLESNIGAQKSLLRCGFKKEGTERSAVYFAGKRFDRMHFGILRAEFNG, from the coding sequence ATGCTTAAACTGATCTCGAAAAGAATCTATCTTGCGACACTCGAAAAAGAGGATTGTGTAAAGCTTTGGAACGATTTTGAATACGACTTCGATCAGCTTACAGAACCCCTTAATATCGGTCATTCTTCTGTCAAGGCGGATACCTGGTTTGAAGAGACTCAAAAAGATCAGGGCGACAAGCATGTGAGACTGGGCATCTTCTTATTAAAAGGTGAAGTGATCGGCGATGTCGCGCTGCAGAATATCGACTGGAAAAACAGGTCCTGCTCGATAGGTCTGGGCATCTCAACCATCAACGACCGCAGCAAAGGATACGGGACAGAGGCGCTTCAGCAGATATTGGAGTATGGGTTCAACAACCTAGGACTTGAGAAGATCACAGCGAGTACACTTGAAAGCAATATCGGCGCGCAAAAATCACTCCTGAGATGCGGATTCAAAAAAGAAGGCACCGAGCGCAGCGCGGTCTACTTCGCAGGAAAAAGGTTCGACAGGATGCACTTCGGTATTTTAAGGGCAGAGTTCAACGGGTAG
- a CDS encoding HEAT repeat domain-containing protein, with amino-acid sequence MNSIVLIYMMLFSFIIIIITSLLYLMYVDAVNRRFLRRVGVVSKGYENIIMEGLSAVESGGTVSLEHINLINKRNKSQSYERVFQNVMIDYATNKENRGNVIAYMSCFESYVNHKIQTVRRNRSVKHVQNVFLVGEYRLRTEQVVEYLIEGVHSKSIALKFNSLSALSKIGDADFLVRALVITAKEKGYLNQKVLTDVLDSFEGDREDLIEKLVENIRELTGLFRRLVINYFLNQNEKSPAKMISQLLKEVTDKEEHIMILKYFGNIHYNEAIEDVLKATQHEIWEIRAISSKTLRIYVQELELQQLLPVLSDDNWYVRINMATTVLDYIDHHQKTLKHDFELIKQSLDDPYAIDALEYARHLQEEPSHLKESIGEILRKGVEYAH; translated from the coding sequence ATGAATTCAATCGTACTGATATATATGATGCTTTTTTCATTTATTATCATCATAATCACAAGCCTTCTGTATTTAATGTACGTGGATGCGGTCAATAGACGCTTTTTACGTCGAGTGGGTGTTGTTTCAAAAGGGTATGAAAATATAATTATGGAAGGGCTGTCGGCTGTGGAATCTGGTGGTACTGTTTCACTAGAACACATCAACCTGATTAATAAAAGAAACAAATCACAGTCTTATGAGCGTGTTTTTCAAAATGTGATGATCGACTATGCGACAAATAAAGAAAACAGAGGGAATGTGATCGCATATATGAGTTGTTTTGAATCCTATGTGAACCACAAAATCCAAACTGTAAGAAGGAACCGTTCTGTCAAACATGTGCAAAACGTTTTTTTAGTCGGTGAATATCGACTTCGGACAGAACAGGTTGTGGAATATCTGATAGAAGGAGTACATTCAAAGTCGATCGCCTTAAAATTCAACAGCTTATCCGCGCTTTCAAAAATTGGTGATGCGGATTTTCTTGTGCGCGCACTTGTGATCACAGCAAAGGAAAAAGGGTATCTAAATCAAAAGGTACTAACCGATGTGCTGGATTCCTTTGAAGGAGACAGAGAGGATTTAATTGAAAAACTGGTGGAGAACATCAGGGAGTTGACAGGCTTATTTAGGCGTCTTGTGATCAACTACTTTCTCAATCAGAACGAGAAAAGCCCTGCGAAGATGATAAGTCAGCTGTTGAAAGAAGTTACAGATAAAGAAGAGCATATCATGATTCTCAAATATTTTGGAAATATCCATTACAACGAAGCGATTGAAGATGTGCTGAAAGCGACGCAGCACGAGATATGGGAAATTCGGGCAATCTCTTCAAAAACGCTCAGAATCTATGTACAAGAGTTGGAGCTTCAACAACTGCTACCGGTTTTGTCCGATGACAACTGGTACGTTAGGATCAATATGGCGACCACGGTGCTTGATTACATCGATCATCATCAAAAAACATTGAAACATGATTTTGAGTTGATAAAGCAGAGTCTTGACGACCCCTATGCGATCGACGCCTTGGAATATGCCCGTCATTTGCAAGAAGAACCTTCACATCTCAAGGAATCGATCGGGGAGATACTCAGGAAAGGGGTGGAGTATGCTCATTAA
- a CDS encoding alpha/beta fold hydrolase, translating to MTTQNIIIQNRNVRFISWGDPEKPLIIGIHGLGGSACTFHEVAHQLMHDYHLVSIDLPGHGKSEDLDTDYSPDYLMPWLSQVIDTITKQPFYLLAHSYGASVALHFSAAYPDRVKKSILLDGGYHDPEYGYAYFTGLYEKGQLDYKPFMCFEDEKNYYIDDFDGYVFDDFEGAVQAELDNHTNLNPLKRTMIEDLIVERNGKFCWHANGTTAVKALNFQYNSQKTLAFERIMAKTKLIYADQPAEYYQSRIEQIAIFKSKFDVDCVLYENTGHMVHYDQPERLSDDIRAFFLV from the coding sequence ATGACCACTCAAAACATTATCATACAAAACAGAAATGTCCGCTTTATTTCTTGGGGTGATCCCGAGAAGCCGCTTATCATTGGCATCCATGGACTTGGAGGTTCAGCCTGCACGTTTCACGAGGTCGCCCATCAACTGATGCATGACTACCACCTTGTTTCCATCGATCTGCCCGGGCACGGAAAAAGCGAGGATCTCGATACAGACTATTCACCTGACTACCTCATGCCTTGGTTGTCTCAGGTGATAGATACCATAACAAAACAGCCGTTCTACTTACTCGCGCACTCCTACGGTGCGAGTGTCGCACTACACTTCAGCGCGGCATATCCTGACAGGGTAAAAAAATCGATACTTCTAGATGGAGGATATCACGACCCGGAGTACGGCTACGCCTACTTCACCGGCTTATATGAAAAGGGGCAGTTGGATTACAAACCCTTCATGTGTTTTGAGGATGAAAAGAACTATTACATAGATGATTTTGACGGGTACGTCTTCGATGATTTTGAAGGCGCAGTCCAGGCGGAGCTTGATAACCACACCAATCTGAATCCTTTAAAAAGAACCATGATTGAGGATCTGATTGTGGAAAGAAACGGAAAGTTCTGCTGGCACGCAAACGGAACCACCGCCGTTAAGGCGCTTAACTTCCAGTACAACTCGCAAAAGACACTTGCATTCGAGCGGATCATGGCAAAAACGAAGTTGATTTATGCGGACCAGCCAGCAGAATATTATCAGTCTCGAATAGAACAGATTGCCATCTTCAAATCGAAGTTCGATGTGGACTGCGTGCTCTATGAGAACACAGGACATATGGTCCATTATGACCAGCCTGAAAGGTTGAGTGATGATATCAGAGCATTTTTCTTGGTCTGA
- a CDS encoding glycosyltransferase family 2 protein, whose amino-acid sequence MLIKLLDFLNWAFMYYIFGYAITFFVSTLFAVTYLFERKEQERHDNDYYIRNEKNFIPISVLVPAYNEEVTIADCILSLITLDYPEYEVVIIDDGSKDGTVDHLIESFNLEQTARPVRKLLGTKPYHEIYTRNINGVMVTLVKKENGGKADALNMGVNISRYPYVVALDADSMLLKKDSLKKISMPIMEDERTVAVGGNINIANSVVIEDGEVVKTFLPKNFAVLMQMVEYARIFITTRVWFNQFNGNLIISGAFGLFRKDVVVSVGGYKSQSIGEDMLMVVDIHAFFRRNRKEYKISYVPDAICWSQVPEKWKDLATQRKRWHIGLMQSIFQHFYMFLNPTFGWIGMFSFVYYFFYETISCVIELVGLIMIITSFSLGLINVQFFATFLLVYVLFSSVISVSSILLSYYLLEDRYNLKRLLAYILLSLIEAVGYRQFSTIQRLIAMLGYKKYSKSWGRIERKSHLKS is encoded by the coding sequence ATGCTCATTAAATTACTTGATTTTCTCAACTGGGCGTTCATGTACTACATCTTCGGGTACGCAATTACTTTTTTCGTATCTACGCTATTTGCAGTAACGTATCTTTTTGAGCGTAAAGAACAGGAACGACACGACAATGACTACTATATAAGGAATGAGAAGAATTTCATACCGATCTCCGTACTTGTTCCAGCCTATAATGAGGAAGTCACCATCGCTGACTGCATCTTATCGCTTATCACTCTTGATTATCCTGAATATGAAGTAGTGATCATCGATGATGGTTCCAAAGACGGTACGGTGGACCACCTGATTGAGAGTTTTAACCTGGAACAGACTGCGCGACCTGTACGAAAACTTCTTGGCACGAAGCCTTATCATGAAATATACACACGGAACATTAATGGCGTCATGGTCACACTTGTCAAAAAAGAAAACGGCGGTAAGGCGGATGCGCTCAACATGGGAGTGAATATCTCCAGATACCCGTATGTGGTGGCGCTTGATGCGGATAGCATGTTACTTAAAAAAGATTCGCTGAAGAAAATCAGCATGCCCATCATGGAAGATGAAAGGACGGTCGCTGTAGGTGGAAATATCAATATCGCCAACTCGGTCGTCATAGAAGACGGAGAAGTGGTGAAGACTTTTTTACCTAAAAACTTCGCCGTGCTGATGCAGATGGTGGAATATGCAAGAATATTCATTACAACTCGCGTATGGTTTAATCAATTTAACGGAAACCTGATCATATCCGGTGCGTTCGGCCTGTTTAGAAAAGATGTTGTGGTGAGTGTAGGCGGGTACAAAAGCCAGAGCATTGGCGAAGACATGTTGATGGTTGTTGATATCCATGCGTTTTTCAGGCGTAATAGAAAAGAATATAAAATAAGCTATGTGCCCGATGCGATCTGTTGGTCTCAGGTTCCGGAGAAATGGAAGGACCTTGCCACACAAAGAAAGCGATGGCACATAGGACTGATGCAGAGCATATTCCAGCATTTTTATATGTTTTTAAATCCGACGTTTGGCTGGATCGGCATGTTTTCTTTTGTCTATTACTTCTTCTATGAAACAATATCCTGTGTGATTGAGCTGGTCGGTCTAATCATGATCATCACGTCCTTTTCACTTGGACTGATCAACGTTCAGTTTTTTGCCACCTTTTTACTTGTTTACGTATTGTTCAGCAGTGTCATATCAGTTTCATCAATTCTACTGAGTTACTACCTGCTTGAAGACAGGTATAACTTGAAACGCTTATTGGCCTATATCCTACTCAGTCTCATCGAAGCCGTCGGCTACCGTCAGTTTTCTACAATTCAACGACTTATCGCCATGTTGGGGTACAAGAAGTACTCTAAATCATGGGGGAGAATTGAAAGAAAATCGCATTTGAAGTCATAA
- a CDS encoding class I SAM-dependent methyltransferase, with the protein MNIVFRQTQLYKFLFLCEEQARTFELEKTILDCGAGGNMPPLGLFSSFGYRTTGIEYSDSQIRLSRGFEERHGVQLNIKKGDMRSLPFEDESFSFVYSFNSIFHMTKLEIDQSIAELKRVLKPNGLMLINLLTHQDEGYGEGTKVGEDEFLQDEHGDQVVHSYHSEKELREILSDMKMIFRENRVTEREIEGEMYRQSYCELIVQK; encoded by the coding sequence ATGAACATTGTATTCAGACAAACCCAGCTCTATAAGTTTCTCTTTCTGTGCGAAGAGCAGGCAAGGACTTTTGAGCTTGAAAAGACAATTCTAGACTGTGGAGCAGGTGGAAACATGCCGCCGCTCGGCTTGTTTTCGAGTTTCGGTTATCGGACGACTGGAATCGAGTATTCGGACAGCCAGATACGCTTATCTCGAGGATTTGAAGAGAGACATGGCGTGCAACTCAATATAAAGAAGGGCGACATGCGAAGCTTACCCTTTGAAGATGAATCCTTTTCGTTTGTGTACTCCTTCAATTCCATCTTCCACATGACAAAACTCGAGATCGACCAGTCAATTGCCGAGCTTAAACGTGTGCTGAAGCCGAACGGTCTGATGCTGATCAATCTGCTCACCCATCAGGATGAAGGGTATGGCGAGGGCACAAAGGTTGGCGAGGACGAGTTTTTGCAAGATGAGCACGGTGATCAAGTCGTTCATTCCTATCATAGCGAAAAGGAACTGCGTGAGATCCTTTCTGATATGAAAATGATTTTTAGGGAAAACAGAGTGACAGAGAGAGAGATTGAAGGTGAGATGTACAGGCAGAGCTACTGCGAGCTTATTGTTCAGAAATAA